In Conger conger chromosome 12, fConCon1.1, whole genome shotgun sequence, one DNA window encodes the following:
- the brap gene encoding LOW QUALITY PROTEIN: BRCA1-associated protein (The sequence of the model RefSeq protein was modified relative to this genomic sequence to represent the inferred CDS: deleted 1 base in 1 codon) codes for MSVSLVVIRLELADESLIPQGFQYTAADMSDDEFKERSLGSATVALSGKSDLDRTAVLHQHIGSRAMTDMVIETFNHNAEGADQSGDQESEEAAEGEETSPSSRDSPDPPGDRPGSGGAKDAPDEGTVPDSPSKQLPDQISFFSGNPSVEMVHGIMHLYKTNKMTSLTEDVRRSAMLCVLTVPATMTSHDLMRFVAPFNDVMEHMKIIRDSTPNQYMVLIKFSAQADADSFYTTCNGRQFNSIEDAVCQLVYVERAEVIKSEEGASMPVMELTELPKCTVCLERMDESVNGVLTTLCNHSFHSQCLQRWEDASCPVCRYCQTPEPVEENKCFECGVQENLWICLICGHIGCGRYVSRHAYKHFEETQHTYAMQLTNHRVWDYAGDNYVHRLVASKTDGKMVQYECEGDSCQEEKIDGLQLEYSYLLTSQLDSQRIYWENKILHLEKDTAEEINNMKAKFKETIEKCDNLEHRLGDLFKEKQSMDKKCTQLSLRVTKLSQELEEEQELNHCLRANQAQLQTQLREEERRAQEAGEQKESRIEELQEQLRDVMFYLETQQQINQMPAAARQEIQEGQINIAAGPSPPAAPTKLGRKGRGKRGK; via the exons ATGAGTGTGTCACTGGTTGTTATCCGTTTGGAGCTTGCGGACGAATCTCTGATTCCACAAGGTTTCCAGTACACTG CCGCCGACATGTCCGATGATGAGTTCAAAGAGAGGTCACTGGGTTCCGCCACGGTGGCCCTGAGTGGCAAGTCAGACCTGGACCGGACGGCCGTCCTGCACCAGCACATCGGGAGCAGGGCTATGACGGATATGGTCATCGAGACCTTCAACCACAACGCAG AAGGAGCAGATCAGAGCGGGGATCAGGAGTCTGAGGAAGCTGCTGAAGGGGAGGAGACCAGCCCCTCGTCCCGGGACAGCCCCGACCCCCCGGGGGACCGGCCCGGCAGCGGGGGTGCCAAAGACGCCCCAGACGAGGGCACGGTGCCCGACTCACCCTCCAAGCAGCTGCCCGACCAGATCTCCTTCTTCAGCGGCAACCCCTCCGTGGAGATGGTGCACGGCATCATGCACCTCTACAAGACCAA CAAGATGACGTCGCTGACGGAGGACGTGCGACGGAGTGCCATGCTCTGCGTCCTGACGGTGCCCGCCACCATGACCAGCCATGACCTCATGAGGTTCGTGGCGCCCTTCAACGACGTCATGGAGCACATGAAGATCATCCGAGACTCCACGCCCAACCAGTACATGGTGCTGATCAAGTTCAGCGCTCAG GCCGATGCCGATAGCTTCTACACGACCTGCAACGGCCGGCAGTTTAACTCCATCGAGGATGCGGTCTGTCAGCTGGTGTACGTGGAGCGGGCGGAGGTCATCAAGTCTGAGGAG GGAGCCAGCATGCCCGTGATGGAGCTGACGGAGCTGCCCAAGTGCACCGTGTGTCTGGAGCGCATGGACGAGTCGGTCAACGGCGTGCTGACCACCCTGTGCAACCACAGCTTCCACAGCCAGTGCCTACAGCGCTGGGAGGACGCCTC gTGCCCCGTCTGCAGGTACTGCCAGACCCCCGAACCCGTGGAGGAGAACAAGTGCTTCGAGTGCGGCGTGCAGGAG AACTTGTGGATCTGCCTGATCTGCGGTCACATTGGGTGTGGGCGCTACGTTAGCCGCCACGCCTACAAGCATTTTGAGGAGACGCAGCACACCTACGCCATGCAGCTGACTAACCACCGCGTCTGGGATTACGCCGGGG ATAACTACGTGCATCGGCTGGTGGCCAGCAAGACGGACGGTAAGATGGTGCAGTACGAGTGTGAGGGGGACTCCTGTCAAGAGGAGAAGATCGACGGCCTGCAGCTGGAG TACTCTTACTTGCTGACCAGCCAGCTGGACTCCCAGAGAATTTACTGGGAAAACAAGATCCTCCACTTGGAGAAGGACACTGCAGAGGAG ATCAACAACATGAAGGCCAAGTTCAAGGAGACCATTGAGAAGTGTGATAATCTGGAGCACAGGCTTGGAGACCTGTTCAAGGAGAAACAGTCTATGGACAAGAA atgcACACAGCTGAGCTTACGCGTGACGAAGCTGTcgcaggagctggaggaggagcaggagctgaaCCACTGCCTGCGGGCCAATCAGGCGCAGCTCCAGACACAGCTGCGGGAGGAGGAGCGGCGG GCGCAGGAGGCGGGGGAGCAGAAGGAGAGCCGCATCgaggagctgcaggagcagctgAGGGACGTCATGTTCTACCTGGAGACGCAACAGCAGATCAACCAGATGCCCGCGGCTGCCCGGCAGGAGATCCAGGAGGGGCAGATCAACATCGCTGCGGGCCCCTCACCCCCCGCCGCCCCCACCAAGCTGGGCAGGAAGGGCCGGGGCAAGAGGgggaaataa